From a region of the Paeniglutamicibacter cryotolerans genome:
- a CDS encoding helix-turn-helix transcriptional regulator, whose amino-acid sequence MQAHELQALVQLRRARDLIDREYASPLDVPAMATQALMSPAHFSRSFRAAYGESPYAYLMTRRIERAMALLRTGLSVTDACMAVGCTSLGSFSSSFTEIVGETPSSYRTRKHSAVEAMPACIARITTRPIRSR is encoded by the coding sequence ATGCAAGCGCATGAACTCCAAGCCCTGGTGCAGCTGCGCCGGGCCAGGGACCTGATTGACCGGGAGTACGCCAGCCCGCTGGATGTACCCGCGATGGCGACGCAGGCGCTGATGTCTCCGGCGCATTTCTCACGCAGCTTCCGGGCAGCCTACGGCGAGTCGCCCTACGCGTACCTCATGACCCGGCGGATCGAACGCGCCATGGCACTGCTGCGCACCGGGCTAAGCGTCACCGACGCGTGCATGGCGGTAGGCTGTACCTCGCTGGGGTCCTTCAGTAGCAGTTTCACCGAGATCGTCGGTGAAACGCCGAGTTCATACCGTACGCGCAAGCACAGTGCCGTGGAGGCCATGCCCGCCTGCATCGCGCGGATCACCACGCGGCCGATCCGCAGCAGGTAG
- a CDS encoding VOC family protein, with translation MNISVQYSHITVNDTDASLAFYRDALGFDVHNDVGSGGQRWVTLGSDVQPGLEIVLSEPYAGRSQSDGDALQVLLTKGVLPLINLATDDLDGLFEKVRAAGAEVLQEPIEQPWGPRDCAFRDPSGNTVRISQARA, from the coding sequence ATGAACATTTCAGTGCAGTACTCACACATCACGGTCAACGACACCGATGCCTCCCTGGCCTTCTACCGCGATGCCCTGGGCTTCGACGTGCACAACGACGTGGGATCCGGCGGGCAGCGCTGGGTCACCCTGGGATCCGATGTCCAGCCCGGCCTGGAAATCGTGCTTTCCGAACCGTATGCCGGGCGCTCGCAGTCTGACGGGGACGCCCTGCAGGTGCTGCTGACCAAGGGAGTGCTGCCGCTGATCAACCTGGCCACCGATGACCTGGACGGGCTCTTCGAAAAGGTGCGCGCGGCCGGGGCCGAGGTCTTGCAGGAACCGATCGAGCAGCCGTGGGGTCCGCGCGACTGCGCATTCCGCGACCCGTCGGGCAACACCGTCCGCATTTCCCAGGCAAGGGCCTGA
- a CDS encoding SH3 domain-containing protein, with protein MQRKKLGSSLALIVALALGTGLGSTPATAHQLPATVSIPMATVKLAKVTTVNLNLRKSTTTASKLLVTIPKNTSLTITRTSGSWSYTTYKGMSGWAHGSYLKNAPTKAKATYLYATATATLRSTASDKGKSLGTVARRTKVARLGTSGAWTKVKSGSSTGYIKTTGLSTKLPAKAYRWATADTTVRSSPNASAKKLYVLKRGQQVEWLQNTGSWQLITTTQGRAWAPGSTLATKKPDPLPPVVTKPKPPVTAKPPVATPSKPPVTAKPPVATPSKPPVTAKPNHRWTTANVNLRPTSSTKGAPLGLVPRGEKVTVVKSTDGWSNAKTSQGTGWMSSDYLATAAVPADPKPEDPQEAKETYRWTTSDVNLRSDGSTDNPSLGVVPEGEKVGFLGSENGWANVKTSEATGWISEAYLSAKEIVPKPATPPPASDAQYRWATADVNLRPDGSTGKPPLGVVQTGEKVTFIMSVNGWVNVKTSAGTGWISEAYLSKTLFTASPGLKPNAVKVKNLIVQLYPYEVYSIGGVRQGSVGHSAGVALDLMIRDYKKPSGIKAGDAIAAYLLENRTELGIDYLIWRDQIWLSRKGWVPYSKGGYGQHLGTWNDTTLHYDHIHVETLGR; from the coding sequence GTGCAGCGTAAAAAACTCGGGAGCAGCCTAGCCCTCATCGTCGCCCTGGCCCTGGGAACCGGGCTAGGAAGCACCCCAGCCACGGCACACCAGCTCCCGGCCACCGTGTCGATCCCGATGGCCACCGTCAAGCTCGCTAAGGTCACCACGGTGAACTTGAACCTGCGCAAGTCCACGACGACGGCATCAAAACTGTTGGTGACGATCCCAAAGAACACATCGCTCACGATCACCCGGACCAGCGGCTCATGGTCCTACACCACGTACAAGGGCATGAGCGGCTGGGCTCACGGCAGCTACCTCAAGAACGCCCCAACCAAGGCGAAGGCCACATACCTCTACGCCACCGCCACCGCCACGCTTAGGTCCACGGCCTCGGACAAGGGCAAGTCCCTCGGAACCGTCGCGCGCCGCACCAAGGTCGCACGGTTGGGAACCAGCGGCGCCTGGACGAAGGTGAAGTCAGGGTCCAGCACCGGGTATATCAAGACCACCGGGCTCTCCACGAAGCTGCCCGCCAAGGCCTACCGCTGGGCCACGGCCGACACGACTGTTCGCTCGAGCCCGAATGCCTCTGCCAAGAAACTCTACGTACTCAAGCGGGGCCAGCAGGTCGAATGGCTACAGAACACCGGCAGCTGGCAGCTGATCACCACGACACAGGGAAGGGCCTGGGCACCGGGTTCGACCCTGGCCACGAAGAAACCTGACCCCCTGCCCCCGGTGGTAACCAAGCCCAAGCCGCCAGTCACTGCCAAGCCCCCGGTGGCAACCCCATCCAAGCCGCCAGTCACTGCCAAGCCCCCGGTGGCAACCCCATCCAAGCCGCCAGTCACTGCCAAGCCAAATCACCGCTGGACCACGGCAAACGTGAACCTGCGTCCCACCAGCTCCACCAAGGGCGCCCCGCTGGGCCTGGTTCCGCGCGGGGAAAAAGTCACCGTCGTGAAATCCACCGACGGCTGGTCAAACGCCAAGACCTCCCAGGGCACCGGGTGGATGAGTTCCGACTACCTTGCCACGGCGGCCGTGCCCGCCGATCCAAAGCCAGAGGACCCGCAGGAGGCGAAGGAAACCTACCGGTGGACGACATCGGACGTGAACCTGCGCTCCGATGGTTCCACCGACAATCCGTCGCTCGGCGTCGTACCAGAGGGCGAGAAGGTCGGCTTCCTAGGCTCCGAGAACGGCTGGGCCAACGTGAAGACCTCCGAGGCCACCGGCTGGATCAGCGAGGCCTACCTCTCGGCCAAGGAGATCGTACCTAAACCGGCGACCCCGCCACCGGCTTCCGATGCCCAGTACCGTTGGGCGACTGCCGACGTGAACCTGCGCCCCGACGGCTCTACCGGGAAACCCCCGCTCGGCGTCGTGCAGACCGGAGAGAAGGTCACGTTCATCATGTCGGTCAACGGCTGGGTGAATGTGAAGACCTCCGCGGGCACCGGCTGGATCAGCGAGGCCTACCTCTCCAAAACCCTCTTCACCGCTTCCCCGGGGCTCAAGCCGAACGCGGTGAAGGTCAAGAACCTGATCGTGCAGCTCTACCCCTACGAGGTCTACAGCATCGGCGGTGTGCGCCAGGGATCGGTCGGCCACTCGGCCGGTGTCGCCCTTGACCTGATGATCCGCGACTACAAGAAACCCTCCGGGATCAAGGCCGGCGACGCGATCGCCGCATACCTGCTCGAAAACCGCACCGAACTGGGCATCGACTACCTGATCTGGCGTGATCAGATCTGGCTCTCGCGCAAGGGCTGGGTCCCCTACTCCAAAGGCGGCTACGGCCAGCACCTGGGTACCTGGAACGACACCACGTTGCATTACGACCACATCCACGTCGAAACACTGGGGCGGTAG
- a CDS encoding dihydrolipoyl dehydrogenase family protein, protein MGGAFDVAVIGMGPGGEVAADRLINAGLRVVLFESGLIGGECAYWACIPSKTVLRGPEVRGEANRAAGPGDTGLDWEQARDHRDFMARHLDDGNQVAGYAGRGAIVVKESARLLGPGVIEAGGSRYGAGQVIIATGTEALLPALEGIGDITAWTNRETYTTPVLPASAIIVGGSAVGVETAVFLAGFGIPVTLLHRGPTLLGREEPRVGELAGEHLRAAGVDLRFSASAVRARKEGGESVLELDDGTQARAAVVIFATGRTARTRGLGLEEAGARLDGRGNIVVDGQCRAAQGLYAIGDVTGTLSFTHVAKYQGRIAADAILGREHAANYEGIPRVVFADPEIAAVGLTRAQAEAAGLLVSEVVVDLAAAIARPWTYERNPRGEMGLLLDEENQVLIGAWAVSPLAGEWIHFAALAIRARIPLEVLRDSVPQFPSYTEGYLAAFAKL, encoded by the coding sequence ATGGGCGGGGCATTCGATGTGGCAGTGATAGGCATGGGCCCCGGTGGCGAGGTGGCTGCCGACCGGTTGATCAACGCCGGGCTGCGGGTGGTTCTGTTCGAATCCGGACTGATCGGTGGCGAGTGCGCCTATTGGGCGTGCATCCCTTCCAAGACCGTGCTGCGCGGGCCGGAGGTGCGTGGGGAGGCGAACCGCGCCGCGGGCCCCGGGGACACCGGCCTGGATTGGGAGCAGGCCCGTGACCATCGTGACTTCATGGCCCGGCACCTGGATGACGGAAACCAGGTGGCCGGCTATGCCGGGCGCGGTGCGATTGTCGTTAAGGAGTCCGCCCGGCTGCTGGGTCCGGGGGTGATCGAGGCTGGCGGGTCTCGCTATGGGGCCGGTCAGGTCATCATTGCCACCGGGACCGAAGCACTGCTCCCGGCGCTGGAGGGAATCGGCGACATCACCGCCTGGACCAACCGGGAAACCTATACCACGCCGGTTCTTCCGGCATCGGCGATCATCGTCGGGGGCAGCGCCGTCGGCGTCGAGACCGCTGTATTTCTGGCCGGCTTCGGCATCCCGGTCACTCTGCTCCATCGTGGGCCGACGCTGCTGGGCCGCGAGGAACCGAGGGTGGGTGAGCTGGCCGGGGAGCACCTGCGCGCCGCGGGAGTGGACCTGCGGTTTAGCGCATCGGCTGTGCGGGCCCGGAAAGAGGGCGGCGAGAGCGTGCTGGAACTGGATGACGGGACCCAGGCGCGGGCCGCCGTGGTCATCTTCGCCACGGGCCGCACTGCACGCACCCGGGGCCTGGGCCTGGAAGAAGCCGGTGCCCGGCTCGATGGCCGCGGGAACATCGTCGTGGACGGGCAGTGCCGAGCCGCCCAGGGGCTGTATGCCATCGGGGATGTCACCGGGACCCTGTCCTTTACCCACGTGGCCAAGTATCAGGGGCGGATTGCCGCCGATGCGATCCTGGGCCGGGAGCATGCGGCCAACTACGAGGGGATCCCGCGAGTGGTGTTCGCCGACCCGGAAATCGCCGCCGTCGGGCTCACCCGGGCCCAGGCGGAAGCCGCCGGGCTGCTGGTATCGGAGGTGGTGGTGGATCTGGCGGCCGCCATTGCCCGGCCCTGGACCTACGAGCGGAACCCGCGCGGGGAAATGGGACTGCTTCTGGACGAGGAGAACCAGGTGCTGATCGGCGCCTGGGCCGTGTCCCCGCTGGCTGGTGAATGGATCCACTTCGCCGCATTGGCGATCCGGGCCCGGATTCCGCTGGAGGTGCTGCGCGACTCGGTGCCGCAGTTCCCGAGCTACACCGAGGGCTACCTGGCGGCGTTCGCCAAGCTCTGA
- a CDS encoding potassium channel family protein, which yields MTLERWEKVSEWPLMIASILFLFSYSLQVLAAGPEVSAISQAIVIITWAIFAVDYLVSLAMAPKRVSWFVRHLPDLAIVALPALRPLRLLRLVTLLAVLQKVAGNALRGRVVTYVVSASALLIYMAALAMYDAERSAVGATILSFGDAIWWAFTTITTVGYGDLSPVTATGRIIAVGLMIGGITLLGIVTATLASWLVEKVSEQDQAQQVATVDHIEALRLEVVGLREELAARKDPAADARSALSMPVRGEDAGVV from the coding sequence ATGACTCTTGAGCGCTGGGAAAAAGTGTCCGAATGGCCGCTGATGATAGCTTCGATCCTTTTCCTCTTTTCCTATTCCTTGCAGGTCTTGGCCGCGGGTCCGGAGGTCAGCGCCATCTCGCAGGCGATCGTTATCATCACGTGGGCGATCTTCGCCGTTGACTACTTGGTTTCGTTGGCGATGGCACCCAAGCGAGTCTCTTGGTTTGTCCGGCACCTTCCAGACCTCGCCATAGTTGCCTTGCCGGCGCTCCGGCCGCTGCGGCTTCTACGCTTGGTCACGCTCTTGGCGGTGCTCCAAAAGGTCGCGGGCAACGCCCTTCGTGGCCGTGTTGTGACGTATGTCGTGTCAGCGTCGGCTCTGTTGATCTATATGGCGGCCCTGGCCATGTACGACGCGGAGCGCAGCGCCGTAGGAGCCACGATCCTTTCCTTCGGGGACGCTATCTGGTGGGCATTCACGACCATCACGACGGTGGGGTATGGAGATCTCTCCCCGGTCACGGCCACCGGGCGGATCATTGCTGTTGGCTTGATGATCGGTGGGATCACTCTTCTGGGTATCGTCACAGCGACACTAGCCAGCTGGCTGGTGGAGAAGGTTTCCGAGCAAGATCAAGCGCAGCAAGTAGCGACCGTGGACCATATCGAAGCACTGCGGCTGGAAGTCGTTGGGCTCCGCGAGGAACTGGCAGCTCGAAAAGATCCAGCAGCTGATGCCCGTAGCGCCCTGTCGATGCCCGTTCGAGGCGAGGATGCCGGCGTGGTGTAA
- a CDS encoding VOC family protein — MWDTGAQAPPVSLGHNTTSDREVRRLFERAVAAGATVIGEPTQRHWGGTSACVADPDGFRWDFVHNPGFGVNGDGTITME; from the coding sequence ATGTGGGACACGGGGGCGCAGGCTCCCCCGGTCTCGCTCGGACACAACACCACATCGGATCGCGAGGTCCGGCGGCTCTTTGAGCGTGCCGTGGCTGCAGGTGCCACGGTGATCGGAGAACCGACGCAACGCCACTGGGGCGGGACAAGTGCCTGCGTGGCGGATCCCGACGGGTTCCGCTGGGACTTCGTCCACAACCCCGGCTTCGGAGTCAACGGGGACGGTACCATCACCATGGAATGA
- a CDS encoding DNA polymerase III subunit alpha, which yields MIFTHLHVATAYSAHYGVSWPKTLAAKALADGSDALAATDRDGLYGAIKHLAACRNAGIDPILGVDLAILGPHPADTRRTVPGPMRTEGRVVVLARGHRAGAGYRALCHLVTAAHQGTGAGRAAGTRAKPVGVTHAELAAHAYDDNGDPILTVLIGACSDVGTAAARRDYTGARTLLRIWRTILGSQALRVEITTHLNRPGERLSTAHAVRMLRCATETGIEPILTNAVRYAEPDGAATADVLDSARALTSLETLTDPQPNGQGWLKPPAAMHSLAREIARQAGDGGIASKLLSNTETLADSCRLDPATDIGWGKPTVPEAHVIGITGDPNRGLATRCEAGITALLPGQARDRALRHRLNTELDTIAALGFAPYFLTVAEVSDMITRMGVRHAARGSGASSLVNYLTGISQVNPLAHDLLFERFLSRDRTTLPDIDIDVESAARHEIYHNIFKRFGPTRVSLMSMQNGYRARGAVRDAGAALGMEESDIDTIAKQLWRFSASGFREALAEKPELGPFAARLGAERQLDLLVDITERLDRLPRHISMHPCGVILSDSTLRDRTPVEPSGMGLPMSQYDKHDMDPMGMLKLDVLGVRMQSSIAYTLGEIARIHGSGHNVAAAGGHSTDPAGGLPPYIADNGTIDLSRVPLDDAPTFELIRSTDTLGCFQIESPGQRELIGKLAPRDFNDLIIDISLFRPGPMKSNMVAPYLENRHGFAPAHYPHPDLREALAETHGVTVFHEQILRIMHTMTGCTLAQADVYRRLLGNPHAEQRVETAFRTNALNRSYTLDTIDEVWRILSAFGSFGFCKAHGAAFAVPTYHSAWLKAHHPEAFLAGIWEHDPGMYPKRLLVAEARRMGIPILPLDINRSGRGYTVEPVPGLLPPATLPAVYRAPSTGKPGRLGIRLPLTGIHGLSATETKRTIAGQPYDSLTDVRDRSGLTRTSLRNLAALGAFDTLQTNAGRGNRADLIAHLNKPPAKPIPQRHRPIPGQLPLPIGDVELAALAVGHRAPTPDEVVRTELDLLALDVTGHLMDSHAPLLDRLGVTRSADLMRLRNGTEVLVAGVRVATQTPPMRGGRRVVFISLDDGTGCVDCTFFHEAQQNSGPLLFSTRLLLVHGLTRRTGPRGISLQALAAWDLSEQRSLPGPGYLFDPDRAAASWKPAEAPGKSAALLRRDSLAKQMAAEGLDTRGHLGA from the coding sequence ATGATATTTACCCACCTCCACGTAGCCACCGCCTACAGCGCACACTACGGCGTCTCCTGGCCCAAGACCCTCGCGGCCAAGGCGCTCGCCGACGGATCCGACGCCCTGGCTGCCACCGACCGGGACGGACTCTACGGAGCCATCAAACACCTGGCAGCTTGCCGTAACGCCGGCATCGACCCGATCCTCGGAGTCGACCTCGCCATCCTGGGCCCCCACCCGGCGGACACCCGGCGCACCGTCCCCGGACCCATGCGCACCGAAGGGCGCGTCGTGGTGCTCGCCCGTGGACACCGCGCCGGCGCCGGCTACCGTGCACTCTGCCACCTGGTCACGGCGGCGCACCAGGGCACCGGGGCGGGCCGTGCGGCGGGAACCCGGGCCAAGCCGGTGGGAGTCACCCACGCGGAGCTGGCAGCCCACGCCTACGACGACAACGGGGACCCCATCCTCACCGTCCTGATCGGAGCCTGCTCCGACGTCGGGACCGCCGCCGCCCGCCGCGACTACACCGGCGCCCGCACCCTGCTGCGCATTTGGCGCACCATACTGGGAAGCCAAGCCCTGCGGGTCGAGATCACCACCCACCTGAACCGGCCTGGGGAACGCCTCAGCACCGCCCACGCAGTACGCATGCTGCGCTGCGCCACCGAAACGGGAATCGAACCCATCCTCACCAACGCAGTACGCTACGCCGAACCCGACGGCGCCGCCACCGCCGACGTCTTGGACTCCGCCCGCGCCCTGACCTCCCTCGAAACCCTCACCGACCCGCAGCCCAACGGCCAAGGCTGGCTCAAACCCCCGGCGGCCATGCACTCCCTCGCCCGCGAGATAGCCCGCCAGGCAGGGGACGGAGGCATCGCCAGCAAACTCCTGTCCAACACCGAGACGCTCGCCGATAGCTGTCGCCTGGACCCGGCCACCGACATCGGCTGGGGAAAGCCCACCGTCCCCGAGGCCCACGTCATCGGCATCACCGGGGACCCCAACCGCGGACTGGCCACCCGCTGCGAGGCCGGCATCACCGCACTGCTGCCCGGCCAGGCACGCGACCGGGCACTGCGACACCGCCTGAACACCGAGCTGGACACCATCGCCGCCCTCGGGTTCGCCCCCTACTTCCTCACCGTCGCCGAGGTCAGCGACATGATCACCCGCATGGGGGTACGCCACGCCGCCCGCGGCTCCGGCGCCTCATCCCTGGTCAACTACCTCACCGGCATCAGCCAGGTAAACCCCTTGGCCCACGACCTGCTCTTTGAACGCTTCCTCTCCCGAGACCGCACCACCCTGCCCGACATCGACATCGACGTCGAATCCGCAGCCCGCCACGAGATCTACCACAACATCTTCAAACGCTTCGGCCCCACCCGCGTCAGCCTCATGAGCATGCAAAACGGCTACCGCGCCCGCGGAGCCGTCCGCGACGCCGGCGCAGCACTGGGCATGGAGGAGAGCGACATCGACACCATCGCCAAACAACTCTGGCGCTTCTCCGCCTCCGGCTTCCGCGAGGCGCTCGCCGAAAAACCCGAACTCGGACCCTTCGCCGCACGCCTGGGCGCCGAACGCCAACTGGACCTGCTCGTGGACATCACCGAACGCCTCGACCGCCTGCCCCGACACATCTCCATGCACCCCTGCGGCGTCATCCTCTCCGACAGCACCCTGCGCGACCGCACCCCCGTGGAACCCAGCGGCATGGGACTGCCCATGAGCCAATACGACAAACACGACATGGACCCCATGGGCATGCTCAAGCTCGACGTCCTGGGGGTACGCATGCAATCATCCATCGCCTACACACTGGGCGAAATCGCCCGCATCCACGGAAGCGGACACAACGTAGCCGCAGCAGGGGGACACTCCACCGACCCCGCAGGTGGCCTCCCGCCCTATATAGCGGACAACGGAACCATCGACCTCTCCCGCGTCCCCCTGGACGACGCACCCACCTTCGAACTCATCCGCAGCACAGACACCCTGGGCTGCTTCCAGATCGAATCACCCGGACAACGCGAACTCATCGGCAAGCTCGCCCCCCGCGACTTCAACGACCTCATCATCGACATCTCCCTCTTCCGCCCCGGACCCATGAAATCCAACATGGTCGCCCCCTACCTGGAGAACCGCCACGGCTTCGCCCCGGCACACTACCCGCACCCCGACCTGAGGGAGGCGCTCGCCGAAACGCACGGGGTCACCGTCTTCCACGAACAGATACTGCGGATCATGCACACCATGACCGGATGCACCCTCGCCCAAGCGGACGTCTACCGGCGCCTGCTCGGAAACCCCCACGCAGAACAACGCGTCGAAACCGCCTTCCGAACCAACGCCCTGAACCGCAGCTACACCCTGGACACCATCGACGAGGTCTGGAGGATCCTGAGCGCCTTCGGCTCCTTCGGCTTCTGCAAGGCCCACGGAGCGGCCTTCGCCGTCCCCACCTACCACTCGGCCTGGCTCAAGGCCCACCACCCCGAAGCCTTCCTCGCCGGCATCTGGGAACACGACCCCGGCATGTACCCCAAACGACTCCTCGTCGCCGAGGCACGCCGCATGGGCATCCCCATCCTCCCCCTGGACATCAACCGCTCGGGGAGGGGCTACACGGTAGAGCCGGTGCCGGGCCTCCTGCCCCCGGCGACACTGCCCGCCGTCTACCGCGCCCCCTCGACCGGCAAGCCCGGACGCCTCGGCATCCGCCTCCCGCTCACCGGCATCCACGGACTCTCCGCCACCGAAACCAAACGCACCATCGCCGGCCAACCCTACGACTCGCTCACCGACGTCCGCGACCGCTCCGGACTCACCCGCACCTCGCTGCGCAACCTCGCCGCACTCGGCGCCTTCGACACGCTCCAAACCAACGCCGGACGCGGAAACCGTGCAGACCTCATCGCCCACCTCAACAAACCCCCGGCGAAACCCATCCCGCAACGCCACCGGCCCATCCCCGGCCAACTCCCGCTACCCATCGGCGACGTGGAACTCGCGGCGCTCGCCGTCGGACATCGGGCACCAACGCCCGATGAGGTGGTACGCACCGAGCTTGACCTGCTGGCGCTCGATGTCACCGGGCACCTGATGGACTCCCATGCCCCGTTGTTGGATCGGCTCGGCGTCACCCGCTCGGCCGACCTGATGCGGCTGCGCAACGGAACCGAGGTGCTGGTCGCCGGGGTCCGCGTGGCCACCCAGACCCCGCCGATGCGCGGTGGACGCCGGGTGGTGTTCATTTCACTGGACGACGGGACCGGCTGCGTGGACTGCACCTTCTTCCACGAGGCCCAGCAGAATTCCGGTCCGCTACTCTTCTCCACCCGGTTGCTGCTAGTCCACGGGTTGACCCGACGTACCGGGCCGCGGGGGATCAGCCTGCAGGCACTGGCGGCCTGGGACCTGTCCGAACAGCGGTCGCTTCCCGGTCCCGGCTACCTGTTCGATCCGGACCGGGCAGCGGCGAGTTGGAAGCCGGCGGAAGCACCCGGGAAGTCGGCCGCGCTGCTACGCCGGGACTCTCTGGCGAAGCAGATGGCCGCCGAGGGGCTGGATACCCGCGGCCACCTCGGGGCCTGA
- a CDS encoding Clp protease N-terminal domain-containing protein, translating into MFERLTDAARDAVSASAAEANLRGDRRVGTDALLLGLLHDPAVASALGLNLATARAESAALDTRALAAIGVDTGGFAPTAPPAGSWRTPFTSGARAVISRALALAGQQKARAIGSKHLLLALLEAEPPDPAAALLTGAGIQRESARSAANAL; encoded by the coding sequence ATGTTTGAACGACTCACCGACGCCGCACGCGATGCGGTTTCAGCCAGCGCCGCCGAGGCAAACCTGCGCGGTGACCGGCGCGTCGGCACCGACGCACTGCTGCTGGGCCTGCTGCACGATCCGGCGGTCGCCAGCGCCCTGGGGCTCAACCTGGCCACCGCCCGCGCCGAGTCGGCCGCCCTGGATACCCGGGCACTGGCCGCCATCGGCGTGGATACCGGGGGCTTTGCCCCCACCGCTCCCCCGGCCGGGAGTTGGCGCACCCCCTTCACCTCCGGCGCCCGCGCCGTCATCTCACGCGCACTGGCCCTGGCCGGGCAGCAGAAAGCACGCGCCATCGGGTCCAAGCACCTGCTGTTGGCGTTGCTGGAGGCCGAACCGCCCGATCCCGCAGCGGCACTGCTGACCGGCGCCGGGATTCAGCGCGAGAGTGCACGTTCGGCGGCCAACGCGCTCTAA
- a CDS encoding DUF4287 domain-containing protein, with amino-acid sequence MSEAAKGPRSYFPSIEATYGQPIDHWMNLLDQVAGQKHLEQVKWLKAQHGIGHGHANALVRVYREEHGE; translated from the coding sequence ATGAGCGAAGCAGCCAAGGGACCCCGATCGTATTTTCCCTCCATCGAGGCCACCTATGGCCAACCCATTGACCATTGGATGAACCTGTTGGATCAGGTTGCCGGCCAGAAGCACCTCGAACAGGTCAAGTGGTTGAAGGCCCAGCACGGTATCGGGCATGGACACGCCAACGCGCTGGTCCGTGTTTACCGGGAGGAACACGGGGAGTAG
- a CDS encoding SPW repeat domain-containing protein: MKRWTGWQNWVVVAAGAYTLLAMTWTNALGYSNGYMMTGGIALIVIGAVNLAAPGMPVAEWIQVAVAALVVASPWMGSFASGMHGVAWNTWIPGVVALVASAMAIQPAMKSYREHHPVGSV; encoded by the coding sequence ATGAAGCGGTGGACTGGATGGCAGAACTGGGTAGTAGTGGCTGCTGGCGCATATACGCTGCTGGCCATGACGTGGACCAACGCGCTGGGATACTCGAACGGTTACATGATGACCGGCGGCATCGCGTTGATCGTGATTGGTGCGGTTAACCTCGCGGCACCGGGAATGCCGGTAGCCGAGTGGATTCAGGTGGCAGTGGCAGCGCTGGTTGTCGCCTCGCCATGGATGGGCAGCTTCGCCTCCGGCATGCACGGTGTGGCATGGAATACCTGGATCCCAGGCGTGGTCGCCCTTGTGGCATCGGCCATGGCAATCCAGCCGGCGATGAAGAGCTACCGGGAGCACCACCCGGTGGGATCCGTCTAA
- a CDS encoding GNAT family N-acetyltransferase → MCVSPACQVQGVGGALLDGIRDRATAAGERAIVLLGHAGFYPRFGYVPAIPVGIIASDRSWGESFMALALGGRPLPAGSFRYAGPFGA, encoded by the coding sequence ATCTGCGTTTCTCCGGCATGCCAGGTGCAGGGTGTCGGTGGCGCGCTGCTCGATGGGATCCGTGACCGCGCCACGGCAGCCGGTGAGCGCGCGATAGTCCTGCTGGGCCATGCCGGCTTCTACCCCCGGTTCGGCTACGTGCCGGCAATCCCGGTCGGCATCATTGCCTCGGATCGTTCCTGGGGAGAGAGCTTCATGGCGCTGGCGCTGGGCGGGAGACCACTTCCTGCAGGGAGCTTCCGATATGCCGGGCCTTTCGGGGCCTGA
- a CDS encoding iron chaperone — MGTVSEYLGTIDGPDRAALELVYSIARETVPEAEEGTSYAMAALIYRGKGLLAAVQGKKFLSIYPYSGSVVASNLNLLDEFVTTSGSIHFSAANQLPEATVRRIVQARRVEIDAKAG, encoded by the coding sequence ATGGGCACAGTCAGCGAATATCTCGGCACGATTGACGGACCCGATCGTGCGGCCTTGGAACTCGTTTATTCAATAGCACGCGAAACGGTCCCCGAGGCCGAAGAAGGTACAAGCTACGCGATGGCAGCGCTCATCTACCGCGGCAAGGGACTTTTGGCGGCGGTTCAGGGTAAGAAGTTCCTATCGATCTATCCTTACAGCGGCTCCGTGGTGGCATCCAACCTCAACCTGCTGGATGAGTTTGTAACGACGAGCGGGAGCATCCACTTTTCGGCAGCGAACCAGCTACCGGAGGCCACGGTGCGTCGCATCGTTCAGGCACGGCGGGTCGAAATCGACGCAAAGGCCGGTTAG